CGTCACGCATGGCTTCGGTTTCGCGGTTGGGGCTGGCCACGGAACCCGAATCGAGATGATCGCGACCGATCACCACCGGCGCCTTCAGCTCGCCGTTGCGCACCATTTCGTTGAACGCCAGGCCCAGCTTGTGGCGCAAGCCCAGGCCCACCCAGCAGATGCGCGCCGGCAGCCCCTGGAAGCTGATGCGCTCGCGCGCCATGTCCAGCCAGCGATGCAGGTGCGGATCATCCGGGATCAGCTCCTTCACCTTCTGGTCGGTCTTGTAAATGTCTTCCGGATCGCCCGACAACGCCACCCAGCGGAACGGGCCCACGCCACGGCAGAACAGCGGGCGCACGAAGGCCGGCACGAAGCCCGGAAAGGCAAACGCGTTCGCGCAGCCTTCGTCCTTCGCCATCTGGCGGATGTTGTTGCCGTAATCAAAGGTGGGAATGCCCTGTTCGTGGAACGCCAGCATGGCTTCCACGTGCTTCTTCATCGACTGCTTGGCGGCCTTGGCCGTACCGGCCGGATCGCTCTTGCGACGCTCGAACCATTCCTCCACGGTCCAGCCTTGCGGCAGGTAGCCGTTGACCGGATCGTGCGCGCTGGTCTGGTCGGTGACCGCATCGGGGCGCACCCCACGACGCACGAGTTCGGGCAGCACGTCGGCGGCATTGCCCAGCAACGCAATCGACTTCGCTTCGCCCGCAGCGGTGTACTTGGCGATGCGCGCGAGGGCGTCGTCGAGATCCGTCGCCTGCTCGTCGACATAACGCGTCTTCAGGCGGAAATCGATGCTCTTCTGCTGGCATTCGATGTTGAGCGAGCACGCGCCTGCCAGCGTGGCCGCCAGCGGCTGCGCGCCACCCATGCCACCGAGGCCGGCGGTGAGGATCCACTTGCCCTTGAGGTTGCCGCCGTAGTGCTGGCGACCCATTTCCACGAACGTCTCGTAGGTACCCTGCACAATGCCCTGCGAACCGATGTAGATCCACGACCCCGCCGTCATCTGGCCGTACATCATCAAGCCCTTCTTATCGAGCTCGTTGAAATGCTCCCAGTTCGCCCAGGCCGGCACCAGGTTGGAATTAGCCAGCAGCACGCGCGGTGCGTCCGGATGCGTCGGGAACACGCCCACCGGCTTGCCGGACTGGATCAGCAACGTCTCGTTGTCGTTGAGTTCGCGCAGCGAACGCAGGATGGCGTCGAAACACTCCCAGTTGCGCGCCGCCCGGCCGATGCCGCCGTAGACCACCAGCTCGGCCGGATTCTCGGCCACTTCCGGGTCCAGGTTGTTCTGCAGCATGCGGAACGGAGCCTCAGTGAGCCAGCTCTTGCAGCTCAGTTCGGTGCCGCGCGGCGCGCGGATGGTGCGGGTGGTATCGATACGGGTGGGGGCGTTCATGGATGAGTGCTCCGGTAAATCGAACGCCGAGTATAGGCTAGCTCCCCCCGCCCCTACGCCTTGCACTGCGGCAAACGACTTACTTGCCAGCTGCCTTGGCCGATGTCCGGGCCTTGCCTTCCTGCAGCGCCTGTGCCGCACGCATCTTCAGCAATTGCTGGTGCAGTTCGGGTGACTTGTCAAAATGCGCTTCGAAATAATCCGCGGTTTCCTTCAGCCCAGCGCGCGGCTGGTATTGCTGCACCGTCGCCCGCAACAGCCACACGTAAGGCTCCTGCGGAAACAGCTCGACCATGCGCTCGTCGAGCTTCCACAGCTTCTCCCAGTCGTGCGTGCCTTCCAGATAGAGCTTGGCCAGCTGGCCGTAGATCTCCTGATTTCCCGGATCGAGCGCCAGTGCCGCCAGGTAATCCTTTTCAGCGGCCTCGTAGTTGTTCAGGTTTTCGTTCGCGTAGCCACGTGAGAACACGAAGCGCCAGGCGTGCGGGTTCTGCCGCACGACGCCATCCACCTCCTTCAGTGCCCAGGCCGATTCATCGAAATCGTTCAACTCGTTCGCGCGACTGATGCGAGTGTCGTTATCGTCTGGATTGAAGCGCAGCGATTCGGAGTAGTACACGACGGAAAGCTCGATACGATTGCATTGGGCCGCCTGGGTGCCCGCCTTGAGCAACTGACTGGCCACGGCCGGCTGGTCGAAGATGACGCTGTAGTGCTCGAACTGTCCCGGTGTGGTGCAGCTGTCACCATCCAGGTCGGCCGCGTAGCCAAGTTCCTTTTCCGGCAGCAACAACAACACGGGGTTCTGCCCCGCGTGTTTCACCGCAAGCTTGCCGAGGGCCCTCATCTGTTCCAGTGAACCACCCCACTTCGGCTGCACCGCCCACATCAACGTGTCATAGAACGCGAAGTTCGCCGGATCGGCGCGCAAGGCCGCCTGTGTCGTCTGTTGCAGATAGACGTCGCCCATGCCGTAGCGAGCCGCCCTGACCATCGCGCTGTAGGACGGCGTCACCCTCGCATCCAGCTCGATCGCACGGCGAAGATCGGCATCGGCCAGCCGTATCAGGCGATCCATCGACTCAAGATTGCTCGCAGGTGTGTCCTCGATGTAACCCGCGCCACGCGCATGTGCTGCCATGGCAACGTAGGAGACGCCACTGGCTGCGTACGCGAATGCGCTCTTGGGCACGGCCTGCTTCCAGTTTTCCAGCAGGGGGCGCAGCTCCAGGTCCGGGCGGTTGAACCAGTTGTCAAAGGTGTGATCCATGACGTTGCGCAGCTCGGGCTTGGTCAGCTTGTCCTGCAGCAGCGCGGCCAGGCGACGTTCGACCTCGGCGAATTCGCCCCGCTGCAGCAGGGTGCGCACCTCGTCATAAGGTGCCAACGGCTGCGTGCGGTAACGGCAATAGGCTTCCACGGCCGCAACAGGCCAGTGGCTTCCCGGCGGATCGGGATACTTCAGGCATCGCTGCAAGGGATCGGCCATGGCTTCGGCCTGCTTCACGGCAGCAAGAAACGCATAGGTGCGCTCACGCTCGGCCGAGTGTGCCTTGCTGCCGTCCAACGCGCCGGCATCCGTTGACGCCGCCATGGCGGCACCGGCGGCAGCGGCGTGCGTGTCAGTCGCTTCGGCAGCAAACGGAAACGCAGCGACGACAACGGCAGCACGCAGAGCAACCACGGCGGCCAGGCGTGGCCACTCATGCTTCATGACATTCATTCCCTGGCTCCCCCCAGTGATTGCGCAGAACCGTATCATCGACGCCCGAACCCGCCAACCGTCGTCCTGCCGGGCAGCCGCCCCCGGTACAAGGTGCCCTGACCGCTTCGCCTGGCCGACGCGCTTAAGCCTTCTGGTCGATTGAAGGCAACCTGGGGCACGCCCAGACTGCGAAAGGGAACCCAGGCTGGACCGTCGCGCAAGCTAGTGAGGAATTCCCATGAACGCGACCTGCTCCGCCGCGTTGCTCACGCTGGCCATGCTCACCGTTGCCGACGCCTACGGCGCCGAAAAAAGCGCTCCATCCGACCAGGAACTGATCGCCAGCGCGATGCGCGCCGCGCCTCCCGGCGTGGCGAAGGACGCAACCATCGTCGCCATGGATGCCCAGGGCAAGATGCGCACGCTGCGCGAGGGCAAGAACGGATTCACCTGCATGCCCGACAACCCGGCCACACCCGGGCCGGACCCGATGTGCATGGACCGCAACGCGTGGGAGTGGATCTCCGCGTACATGGCCCACAAGCCACCGCCGGCAGGAAAAGTCGGCTTGATGTACATGCTTGAGGGCGGCACCGATGCAAGCAACACCGATCCGTATGCCACCGGTCCTGCCGCGGGCAATCACTGGATCAAGACGGGGGCACACGTGATGGTGGTGGGCGCCGACTCCGGTTTCTACGACGCCTATCCGAAGAGTGCGGATCCCGACACCAGCGCGCCCTATGTGATGTGGGCGGGGACGCCGTATCAGCACCTGATGGCACCGGTGAAATGAACAGGCCTGGGTACGCGGGCCATTGATGTCCGAAAACGGCGAGTCAGGCGCCCGGGCCGGTGCTAGCCTGCACCCATGACCGAACGACCTGACCCGCTACCCGACGACCGCACCTGCGAGCAGGCGCGACTGAGCCGCGATGCGCGCTTCGATGGGCTGTTCTTCACCGCCGTCACCAGCACGCGCATCTATTGCCGCCCGGTATGCCCTGCGCCGCCACCGAAACCACAGAACGTGCGCTACTACGGCAGCGCGGCGGCGGCGGAAGCGGCCGGCTTCCGGCCCTGCCTGCGCTGTCGCCCGGAACTGTCGCCGGGCAACGATGCCTGGCAGCGCGGCGACCATGTGATTGCGCGCACGCTGAAACTGATGGACAGCGGCGTGTTCGACGAACTGTCCGTGGACGACATGGCCGAACGCGTGGGCCTGGGCGCTCGCCAGTTGCGCCGCCTGTTCGTGGAACGCCTGGGTGCGCCGCCGGTCAGCGTGCACACCACGCGCCGGCTGCTGTTCGCCAAGCAACTGCTCACCGAAACCACCATGCCGGTGACCGAGGTGGCACTGGCCTCCGGCTTCCGCAGCCTGCGCCGGTTCAACGCGGCATTCCTGCAGGCGAACCGCATGGCGCCACGCGATCTTCGCCGCCATCCCAGCGCGGCGACAGGCGATGCGATCACGCTGCGACTCGGCTACCGGCCGCCTTACGACTTCGAAGCCATCCTGACCTTTCTCCGCGGGCGTGCACTGCCCGGCGTGGAGGCCGTCGATGACCACAGCTATGCGCGTGTGTTCGGCACACCCGACGCGCCGGGATGGCTGCGACTGAGTGCGTGGCCAGGTCGCGAGCATGCGCTGAAACTGGAACTGCATTGCCCGCAGCCGGCGCAGATGCTGGGCGTGGTGAACAAGTTGCGGCGCATGTTCGATCTCGATGCCAGCCCGCAATCGATCAGCGAGGCGCTGAAGGAAAGTGCCGTGCTTCGCCCGCTGCTGCGCAAACGCCCGGGCCTTCGCCTGCCCGGCGGCTGGGACGGATTCGAAATCGCGGTGCGTGCCATTCTCGGCCAGCAGGTCAGCGTGGCGGCGGCACGCACACTGGCGACGCGCATCGTGCAGCGCTTCGGCACCGAAGTCGCCTCGCCGGTGACAGGGCTGCAACGCCTGTTTCCCGGGCCCGAGTTGCTGGTGGAAGCGGACCTGCGTTCGCTTGGCCTGACCACCGCGCGCGCCGCGACCGTGCGCGGCGTTGCGCAGGCCCTGCTGGATGGCCGCATCGATTTCCGTAGCGAACAACCGCTGGACGAGTTTGTCGAAAGCTGGGTGGCCCTGCCCGGCATCGGCGAATGGACGGCGCACTACATGGCCATGCGTGCGCTCAGCCATCCGGATGCGTTCCCGGCGGCAGACCTCATCCTTCGACGCGCGGCGGCCGGCACCGGACCGGAGCTGTCGACCAAGGCGCTGACCTCGCTCGCCGAAGCATGGCGCCCCTGGCGCGCCTACTCCGTCATGCATTTGTGGCGCAGCGCCAGCGATGCCGCCGCAACGAACAAGAAGGTGGCGTGATGTCCAGCGAGACGATCTGGTACGACGAGATGCGCACGCCCATCGGCGTGCTGCGCCTGGTCAGCGACGAGGTGGGCCTGCGCGAAGTGTGGTTCTCCACCGGACGTCACCAGCGCACGCCGCGCCCGGAGTGGATTCGCGCCAGCGAGCCGCTGGCGGAAGCCAGGCGTCAACTCGACGAATACTTCGCCGGTGAACGCCAGCACTTTGATCTCACCCTGCATCCGCTGGGCACGCCGTTCCAGACCCAGGTGTGGCGGGAACTCGCACGCATCCCCTACGGCACCACCATCAGCTACGGCGAACTCGCGCGCCGCATCGAGCAGCCGCTCGCGGTGCGTGCGGTGGGCGCCGCCAATGGCAGGAATCCGCTGCCCATCGTGCTGCCGTGCCATCGCGTGATCGGCGCAAACGGAAGCCTGACGGGTTTTGGCGGCGGCCTGCCGACCAAGCGATTCCTGTTGTCGATGGAAAGCCGCGTTGCCGAAGGCGATCTGTTCGGCGTGCCGTCGCAGGTTACTGCGCACTGAGGCAACACCCGCCCCGGCCGCGACAGCAGAACGCAGCGATCAGCGATCCGTGGTTACCGGCGGCGTAACCGCGTTCCGGTACGAATCAAGTTGATTCGACTGATGCGAAAGACGATAGGCATCGTGCGCTGACGCCTGCGGCTTCGAAGCGGCCTTGGCCGGGTGTTTGGTGGCGGGCGCATGCGCAACGCCGGCACCAGGCGCGCGCGAACCTGCCGCCGCAGGCGGGTGCAAGGCCAAGGCCGGTTTGCCCGTGGTGGCAGCGACAGCAGGTGTCTCTTCTGCCGTGGCATGCGCGGAAGCCACACCTGCTTGCAACATGCAAGTGGCGAACGTCGCGTAAAAGAAAAGACGTGTAATGGTCATACGCCTAGGGGATGATACGTCCTTTGTGTTGATAGTACGGCATTACTCATGAAGATCCTGTTTCGCCCGCTGCTGTGTTCGTTGATGGCGTTGGCCGCGGGTTGCGCTACCACGCATGACCACCCTGCCGCTGTTGCGCCTGCGCCCCAGGCCGCCATCAAGCAGGCACCCGCGCCGGTGCTGCTGATCTCCATCGATGGTTATCGCGCCGATTATCTTTCACGCGGACTCAGCCCCACGCTGCAGACGCTGGCCAACACCGGCGTGCATGCTGCGAGCGGCATGCAGCCATCGTTCCCGTCGCTGACGTTCCCGAATCACTACACCATCGTCACCGGACTGCGCCCGGATCACCACGGCATCGTCAACAACACGATGACCGATCCCGTGCTCGGCAAGTTCTCGCTGGGCAACCGCGACGCGGTCAGCAACGGACGCTGGTGGGACCAGGGCACGCCGCTGTGGGAAACCGTGCAGACGCAGGGCATGAAGAGCGCCACCATGTTCTGGCCCGGCTCCGAAGCCGATATCCACGGCAAGCACCCGAATTACTGGAAGCCGTACGACGGCAACGTCACCGCCGACCAGCGCGTTGACCAGGTGCTGGCATGGCTTGACCTGCCCGCCGACCAGCGCCCGACGTTCATCACCCTCTACTTCGACGAGGTGGATCATGCCGGCCATAGTTTCGGACCTGATTCGCCGCAGGTGAACGATGCCATCCGCCATACCGATGAAGCGCTTTCCCGCCTCGTCGACGGCCTGAAGCAACGCGGCCAGCTCGATCGCATCAACCTGATCGTGGTGGCCGACCATGGCATGGCGCACACGCCCACGCGCAACACGGTGCTGGTGGACAGGCTCATCCCCCTCAAGCACGTGGACGTGGTGAGCATGGGCGTGCTCGCGGGCTTCAACCCCAAGCCGGGTTTTGATTTCGCAAAAATCGAAGCCACGCTGGAGAAGCCGCAGAAACACATGACGTGCTGGGACAAGACGCGCGTGCCGGCGCGACTCGCCTATGGCAGCAACCCGCGCGTGCCGCAGCTACTGTGCCTGGCCGACGTGGGCTGGCGCATCTCCAGCAGCGATTACGTGGCGAAAAAGAAGAGCACCACGCAGGGCGAGCACGGCTACGACAACGAGGCACCGGAAATGCAGGCGCTGTTCATCGCGCACGGCCCGGCGTTCCGCCAGGGCGCGCAGGTACCGTCGTTCCCCAACGTGGACGTCTACCCGCTGATGACCCACCTGCTCGACGTCCCCGCCGCTGCCAACGATGGCGACTACAACGCCGTGAAGGGCATGCTGAAGCCGGAAGCGCAGTAAGGCAGGTTTACCGCGGAAGCGCGCAACGCGCTTCCGCGGCCTGGCTCAGTCGATGTAACGACTCACTTCGATCAGGTTGCCATCCGGGTCGCGGAAGTACACCGACTCGATGGGACCACGCGCGCCCGTGCGCTGCACCGGCCCTTCTTCAATGGTCACGCCATGGCGGCGAAGATGATCGACCACGTCGCCTGACACGGATGATGTCAGCAGGCACAGATCCGCCGAACCGGGCGTGGGTCGCAGCGCCTTGGGTTCGAACTCCCTGCCGTGCGCGTGCAGGTTGATCTTCTGCACGCCAAACACCAGCGCCTTGCGCCCTTCCCCGAACGTCACCTCCTGCATGCCCAGCACGCGGGTATAGAACGCACAGCTGGCGGCTACATCGGCAACCGTCAGCACGAGATGGTCGAGCGCTTCGATTTTCATGGCAGGCCTTACTGGGGAATCGGCGGTTCGGTTTCCGGCTTGGTCGGGCTCACCAAGGGCGGCAAGCGATACAAGCGCAGGGAAATCAGCAGGCCGGCAACCATCAGCGCGCCAACGAACACGGCCACGCCATTCCAGCCATGCGCCCCGTAGAACAGGCCACCGCAGGCACCGGCAATGCTGGAGCCCATGTAATAGGAGAACAGATAGAGCGATGAAGCCTGCGCCTTGTTGCTGCCCGCGCGGCGTCCCACCCAGCTGCTCGCAATGGAATGCCCGCCGAAGAAGCCGAACGTCACGGCGACGATGCCGAGCACGACCAGCGCCAGCGGCCGGGTGGCGGTAAGCGCCAGGCCAGCCAGCATCAGCGCGAACGCCGTCCACAACACCTTGCGTCGGCCCAGTTTGCCGGCCAGGTGGCCCATCCAGGCGGAACTGAACGTGCCGATCAGATACACGCTGAAAATGGCGCCGACCACCGCCTGGTTCAGCCCATACGGCGGGGCGAGCAGGCGGTAGCCGATGTAGTTGTAAACGGTGACGAACGCACCCAGTAGCAGGAAACCTTCGACGAACAGCCACGGCAGGCCCGCATCCCGGAAAGTCGCCGCAAAACGCCCCATCAGGGCCTTCAGCCGCAACGGCTGGCGCACGTGATGTCGAGACGGCGGCAGGATGCGCCAGAACACCAGGCCGGACAGC
The nucleotide sequence above comes from Dyella telluris. Encoded proteins:
- a CDS encoding DUF4034 domain-containing protein, whose protein sequence is MKHEWPRLAAVVALRAAVVVAAFPFAAEATDTHAAAAGAAMAASTDAGALDGSKAHSAERERTYAFLAAVKQAEAMADPLQRCLKYPDPPGSHWPVAAVEAYCRYRTQPLAPYDEVRTLLQRGEFAEVERRLAALLQDKLTKPELRNVMDHTFDNWFNRPDLELRPLLENWKQAVPKSAFAYAASGVSYVAMAAHARGAGYIEDTPASNLESMDRLIRLADADLRRAIELDARVTPSYSAMVRAARYGMGDVYLQQTTQAALRADPANFAFYDTLMWAVQPKWGGSLEQMRALGKLAVKHAGQNPVLLLLPEKELGYAADLDGDSCTTPGQFEHYSVIFDQPAVASQLLKAGTQAAQCNRIELSVVYYSESLRFNPDDNDTRISRANELNDFDESAWALKEVDGVVRQNPHAWRFVFSRGYANENLNNYEAAEKDYLAALALDPGNQEIYGQLAKLYLEGTHDWEKLWKLDERMVELFPQEPYVWLLRATVQQYQPRAGLKETADYFEAHFDKSPELHQQLLKMRAAQALQEGKARTSAKAAGK
- a CDS encoding ectonucleotide pyrophosphatase/phosphodiesterase — encoded protein: MKILFRPLLCSLMALAAGCATTHDHPAAVAPAPQAAIKQAPAPVLLISIDGYRADYLSRGLSPTLQTLANTGVHAASGMQPSFPSLTFPNHYTIVTGLRPDHHGIVNNTMTDPVLGKFSLGNRDAVSNGRWWDQGTPLWETVQTQGMKSATMFWPGSEADIHGKHPNYWKPYDGNVTADQRVDQVLAWLDLPADQRPTFITLYFDEVDHAGHSFGPDSPQVNDAIRHTDEALSRLVDGLKQRGQLDRINLIVVADHGMAHTPTRNTVLVDRLIPLKHVDVVSMGVLAGFNPKPGFDFAKIEATLEKPQKHMTCWDKTRVPARLAYGSNPRVPQLLCLADVGWRISSSDYVAKKKSTTQGEHGYDNEAPEMQALFIAHGPAFRQGAQVPSFPNVDVYPLMTHLLDVPAAANDGDYNAVKGMLKPEAQ
- a CDS encoding VOC family protein; this encodes MKIEALDHLVLTVADVAASCAFYTRVLGMQEVTFGEGRKALVFGVQKINLHAHGREFEPKALRPTPGSADLCLLTSSVSGDVVDHLRRHGVTIEEGPVQRTGARGPIESVYFRDPDGNLIEVSRYID
- the hutU gene encoding urocanate hydratase; this translates as MNAPTRIDTTRTIRAPRGTELSCKSWLTEAPFRMLQNNLDPEVAENPAELVVYGGIGRAARNWECFDAILRSLRELNDNETLLIQSGKPVGVFPTHPDAPRVLLANSNLVPAWANWEHFNELDKKGLMMYGQMTAGSWIYIGSQGIVQGTYETFVEMGRQHYGGNLKGKWILTAGLGGMGGAQPLAATLAGACSLNIECQQKSIDFRLKTRYVDEQATDLDDALARIAKYTAAGEAKSIALLGNAADVLPELVRRGVRPDAVTDQTSAHDPVNGYLPQGWTVEEWFERRKSDPAGTAKAAKQSMKKHVEAMLAFHEQGIPTFDYGNNIRQMAKDEGCANAFAFPGFVPAFVRPLFCRGVGPFRWVALSGDPEDIYKTDQKVKELIPDDPHLHRWLDMARERISFQGLPARICWVGLGLRHKLGLAFNEMVRNGELKAPVVIGRDHLDSGSVASPNRETEAMRDGSDAVSDWPLLNAMLNVAGGATWVSLHHGGGVGMGYSQHSGVVIVCDGSEAADQRIARVLWNDPGTGVMRHADAGYDIAIECAKEQGLKLPML
- a CDS encoding MFS transporter is translated as MARRESVEPVSRPEHRPTADELEPAPTIRHGTPAFRRTNLALFAAGLATFGLLYCTQPLMPEFSKDYGVSAATAALSLSLTTGVLAVAMLFAGGVSDAWGRKSVMTASLLSSALLVLLTALVPDWHMLLILRALLGLTLSGLPAVAMTYLGEEMHPESIGLGMGLYISGNAIGGMGGRLVAGVLAEFVGWRIGVAAVGVIGLLSGLVFWRILPPSRHHVRQPLRLKALMGRFAATFRDAGLPWLFVEGFLLLGAFVTVYNYIGYRLLAPPYGLNQAVVGAIFSVYLIGTFSSAWMGHLAGKLGRRKVLWTAFALMLAGLALTATRPLALVVLGIVAVTFGFFGGHSIASSWVGRRAGSNKAQASSLYLFSYYMGSSIAGACGGLFYGAHGWNGVAVFVGALMVAGLLISLRLYRLPPLVSPTKPETEPPIPQ
- a CDS encoding methylated-DNA--[protein]-cysteine S-methyltransferase → MSSETIWYDEMRTPIGVLRLVSDEVGLREVWFSTGRHQRTPRPEWIRASEPLAEARRQLDEYFAGERQHFDLTLHPLGTPFQTQVWRELARIPYGTTISYGELARRIEQPLAVRAVGAANGRNPLPIVLPCHRVIGANGSLTGFGGGLPTKRFLLSMESRVAEGDLFGVPSQVTAH
- a CDS encoding DNA-3-methyladenine glycosylase 2 family protein, which produces MTERPDPLPDDRTCEQARLSRDARFDGLFFTAVTSTRIYCRPVCPAPPPKPQNVRYYGSAAAAEAAGFRPCLRCRPELSPGNDAWQRGDHVIARTLKLMDSGVFDELSVDDMAERVGLGARQLRRLFVERLGAPPVSVHTTRRLLFAKQLLTETTMPVTEVALASGFRSLRRFNAAFLQANRMAPRDLRRHPSAATGDAITLRLGYRPPYDFEAILTFLRGRALPGVEAVDDHSYARVFGTPDAPGWLRLSAWPGREHALKLELHCPQPAQMLGVVNKLRRMFDLDASPQSISEALKESAVLRPLLRKRPGLRLPGGWDGFEIAVRAILGQQVSVAAARTLATRIVQRFGTEVASPVTGLQRLFPGPELLVEADLRSLGLTTARAATVRGVAQALLDGRIDFRSEQPLDEFVESWVALPGIGEWTAHYMAMRALSHPDAFPAADLILRRAAAGTGPELSTKALTSLAEAWRPWRAYSVMHLWRSASDAAATNKKVA